Genomic window (Bacillus sp. BGMRC 2118):
GACACTCATATCATACCAAGAGGTTATTTTTATGTTCAAATGCCATTTTTAATCATTATAGGAATGCTTCCTCGTTTGTTTAATAACTTCAACAAATATAAACGATAATCCTTCAAAGATCATCGCCACCTTTAGTAGAACAAAGGGAAAATAAACTCATTGAAATATACCCTTTGTTTAATTCAATCTATAAATTAATTGAACAACTCCAGAAGAAAACTTTTTGGTTTCAACTATTTGTAGATTTAATCTCTTGTTTATATCTATAAATAAAGGTTTTCCTTCTCCCAAAATAATTGGATGAACAGATAATCTAAATTCATCAACAAGTCCCAAATTGATAAAGGTTGTAATAAGACTTGATCCACCATATAGCCAGATGTCCCTACCGGGCTTTTTCTTTAACTTATTAACTTCTTCAGCAATGTTATCATTTATTAATATCACTCGATTATCAGTTTCCTTTTGTGTTCTGGAAAATACATACTTCTCTTTGCTATGAACCAATCTCCACATTTCTTTATCGGTATCCGAGTCTTCATTTTTTGGAATATATTTCCCCCATATATCGTAGCTTTTTCTACCATATAGTATAGTATCAATTTGATTCAAAAATTTATTGAAATCCATATCAGGGTCCATAATGCACCAGTCAACTTCTCCATTCGGCCCTTCAATAAATCCATCTAAAGTAACTGCTAAATCTAAAATCACTCTTCTTGCTCTCTCGTTAATGGTCATATTCTTATCTCCTTTTATCTTATAGAATTTCTCTAATTGTTAAAATCATAAGGTATAAACTATACTATACGAAAAACATGACAAGTAATGACATGATTAAATGAAAAAGGTGATAAAAATCTCAAAAGCCAAGCGTCTAGTAGATATTCTTATGTTTGTTAAGTTGATTTTCCAACACCCAGGTCCTGAAATAATATAAACCCTGTTAATATCCATTTAATCAAACTTTCCCTGATTAAATTTTTCTACAAAAAGAGCCTTACTTTCATGTAAGGCCATTAACATAATTTGTATATTCGATATTCAAAATGCTAATCCTTCTTGTACTAAACTTACCCTTTACTTCAATAAGGCAAATTTACTTGCTACTATGACTTTAAAGCGGTAATGGGGTATCTGGTCTTTTTGCACAAAAGTCACATTTGGTATCTCCACACTTCTTTTCAGTCCAAAAGTTACATTTAGGACAAAAATAAGCATCATAATCCTCATAATATACCAAATATGTATTACAGATGTTGCAATTTCGTTCTTCGTCAATAAATCCATCTATTTCATGTCCATTTATAATTACTTTTTCATCGGTTTCTTCTATTTTCATAGGTCGCCCACACCTTCTTATTTAAATAATCTTGTTGAACTATCCTTCCCCGTTACTTAAATAAGAAAAAGTATTAACGCGGTTCCGGTATTGCCCTGGTTAACTTAATAAGGAAATGGGTATCGTTCTAAGGATAAAACTAAGTCCTTAAGTTCATCAATGGCTTCACTATTCCACTGTTTTCTTTCAAATGACCTGATTACTTTTTTTGAAACAGACAGAATTGAATCTCTAACTTCTTTAATTGAACTATTTGCCGTTAGAATTACTTGGCGTTTTGCACCCTCATTTAAGCAAAAGCGTAATTCTAAATTTTCATTATCTAACTTCTTAGCTAACACAATTGGTGTGCCGTCCATAAAATCAAACTCAAAAGTTCTTCCGAAATCAGAAACAATTAACCCTTTAATTGAATTTATCCACCAGGTTAATATAGTAACAACAAAATCAGACCAACCTTCTTCGGGAAAATAACGATGGTAGTCAATAACGAAATATATATTTCCAGTAACATTTGTATGTTTTTCTAAAGTTTCTAAATCAACTTCAATTGATATATGCTGCTTCATCAAAATCATTCC
Coding sequences:
- a CDS encoding dihydrofolate reductase, whose protein sequence is MTINERARRVILDLAVTLDGFIEGPNGEVDWCIMDPDMDFNKFLNQIDTILYGRKSYDIWGKYIPKNEDSDTDKEMWRLVHSKEKYVFSRTQKETDNRVILINDNIAEEVNKLKKKPGRDIWLYGGSSLITTFINLGLVDEFRLSVHPIILGEGKPLFIDINKRLNLQIVETKKFSSGVVQLIYRLN